The Deltaproteobacteria bacterium genome segment TTCTTGGTGGTCTCGTGGCCGGCGAAGACGAGCCCGGCGATGAAGCCGTGCACCTCGAAGTCGGACCAGCCGTCCTCGAGCGCCGCCTGCGCGATGCGGCTCACCAGGTCGTCGCGCGGCTCGGCGCGGCGGCGCGCCGCAAGCTCCGCCGTGTAGGCGAGGAGCTGGGTCAGCGCCTCGTCGACGGCCGCGATGTGCATCGCGACGAGCGGGCTGAAGCCGAGCCCGATCGTGTTCGCCCAGCCCCGGAAGCGCTCGCGGTCGTCGGTGGGAACGCCGATCAGCTCGCAGAGGCCGAGCGAGGGATACGGGTCGGCGAAGGCGGCCATGAACTCGCAGCGGCCGGCGTCGACGAACGCGTCGATGAGCTCGTGCGCGGCCCGCCGCAGGAAGGGCCGCAGGCGCTCCACGCTCCTTGGCGTGAAGGTGCGCGACATGACGCTCCGGTAGCGCTGGTGCTCGGCGCCATCGCGGTTCAGCGGCGAGATCGCCATCCACTCGTAGAACGGCCCCGAGCTGACGCCGACGGCGCGGAGGAAGGCCGGGAAGTCGGCGCGCATGCGCGGGTCCGTGAGGAGGCCGCGCACCTGCTCGTGACGCATCACACCGGCGCCTCCGAGCTCGAGCGCCACGACGCCGCCGGCGTCGCGCGCGCGGCGGAGCGTGCCGAACGGATCGGCCGCGAACTGTCCGACGTCGAGTCGTGTGCGGGTCATGACGGGTCCTCCACGACGCTGCCTGACACGCGCGCCGATCCGGGGGAAGACGGGGCGCCGGGCATCCGCCACGCCGCCCACCGCAACGCCGCCGCCGCGAGCAGGACCGCCACGAACGCCCAGTACCCGAGGAACGGGTGCGCGCTCTCCTTCCGCCCGACGCTGTCGACGAGGCAGAGGAAGAAGACCGCCCATACGAACCAGACGCCGGCGCGGTGGAGCCGCCGCCAGTGCGCCTCCGCGAGACGCCGCCGCACGGCGACGAGCGACGTGACCGTCATGAGCGCGACCAGCACGAGACCCGGTACGCCGATCAGGAAGTCGGCGTCGGTCACCATGGGCGGACGCTCCGGCGCATAGAGCCCGTAGAGCCGCAGCAGGCAGCC includes the following:
- a CDS encoding cytochrome P450 — encoded protein: MTRTRLDVGQFAADPFGTLRRARDAGGVVALELGGAGVMRHEQVRGLLTDPRMRADFPAFLRAVGVSSGPFYEWMAISPLNRDGAEHQRYRSVMSRTFTPRSVERLRPFLRRAAHELIDAFVDAGRCEFMAAFADPYPSLGLCELIGVPTDDRERFRGWANTIGLGFSPLVAMHIAAVDEALTQLLAYTAELAARRRAEPRDDLVSRIAQAALEDGWSDFEVHGFIAGLVFAGHETTKNQLGWTIQVLSEHPDLWDAAAAGTVAVADVVEEVLRFRSAVTGVGRTAAEPVDVDGERIAAGETVFLSVWSANHDERVFADPERVDAAHGAAAPHLAFGHGAHHCLGAALARAELQEALAALVARCACPTVEAGSVWRPPLGINGPERLPIRFARRASAAVAAD
- a CDS encoding ferric reductase-like transmembrane domain-containing protein encodes the protein MPPPATRADPGEIAWIVGATLLGLTVAASVLVAGEAGREATRLALRATARVSFVYFVLAFTAAPLARLRPAPWSRWLLRRRRAFGVAFGATMTVHVGCLLRLYGLYAPERPPMVTDADFLIGVPGLVLVALMTVTSLVAVRRRLAEAHWRRLHRAGVWFVWAVFFLCLVDSVGRKESAHPFLGYWAFVAVLLAAAALRWAAWRMPGAPSSPGSARVSGSVVEDPS